From one Anopheles cruzii chromosome 3, idAnoCruzAS_RS32_06, whole genome shotgun sequence genomic stretch:
- the LOC128270238 gene encoding uncharacterized protein LOC128270238 produces the protein MLTAPQQPKHRHRRENGAVGDEGAEENFIALAPDEADIYNFPNMMSMTMANGPGAGDDGGGGARGDRNVNEANPFNEFRHPPAGRPPAADVDDQLARPTGEKELPELTLDDDDADHGGNDGFGEADTGARAGGGGDGGALRRSFVDAADATDDEDGGNGGEVEEESEDDNAIDGSRFLRPIPSDRGGDGKEEPGASVSRTESDAALLSKSIDFLNSIDGAYLLANAVGSENRAKPGDGRSTGHRTRSQEDDNKISTHKPTPTPDTGENDVFEQMEKKAKSYRLKLYKKHKNFKHTHHHRGGLYHQPYHTFHHDYYRRKMLERERERWKKMQDLKPDYQGQINYYENSNKLETNEDIMAHLNGRSSSSSSQEKWPNFDKVMSSLKTEAKPDNVPPYIKKYNRRNKQLIDLLEGTIAPLSDYSAHKHRERKYHRRKNPHWMEEDLFEEQRPSQPKTQGMQRDYIQEAIQSSTIHSNALPGEGIHIIYDKKHALDGHDDLDDGLGASHVMYGRPTMSSGHGGDGGHPNYKLSSRAGQFVYHRVASPQSPMGGGGYGRLKRQRLPFVAITDRRLSAPPKRRPSGPNGQPSISNSNNGGNHISSNNLLNHQPMP, from the exons ATGCTGACG GCCCCGCAGCAACCGAAGCATCGCCACCGACGGGAAAATGGCGCCGTCGGGGACGAGGGGGCGGAGGAAAATTTCATCGCCCTCGCGCCAGATGAGGCCGATATTTATAACTTTCCAAACATGATGAGCATGACCATGGCGAACGGCCCcggcgccggcgacgacggtggcggcggcgctagAGGCGATCGCAATGTAAATGAAGCGAATCCATTTAATGAATTTCGCCATCCGCCGGCCGGGCGACCGCCAGCCGCGGACGTGGACGACCAGCTGGCGCGGCCAACGGGCGAGAAGGAGTTGCCGGAACTGACgctcgatgacgacgacgccgaccaCGGAGGAAACGATGGGTTCGGCGAGGCGGATACTGGCGCcagggctggtggtggtggtgatggtggtgcgctCCGGCGAAGCTTCGTCGACGCCGCagacgccaccgacgacgaggacggcggCAATGGGGGCGAGGTCGAGGAAGAATCCGAAGATGATAACGCCATCGACGGGAGTCGCTTTTTGCGGCCGATACCGAGCGACCGAGGTGGCGACGGCAAGGAAGAGCCGGGCGCGTCGGTGTCGCGGACCGAGTCGGATGCGGCGCTGCTGAGCAAAAGCATCGACTTCCTGAACTCCATCGACGGGGCGTACTTGCTGGCGAACGCGGTCGGGTCGGAAAATCGAGCGAAACCCGGCGACGGTCGctccaccggacaccggacgcgGAGCCAGGAGGATG ACAATAAGATttccacacacaaaccgaCGCCGACACCCGACACCGGCGAGAATGACGTGTTCGAGCAGATGGAAAAGAAGGCCAAGTCGTACCGGCTGAAGCTGTACAAGAAGCACAAGAACTTCAAGCACACGCACCATCACCGGGGCGGACTGTACCACCAGCCGTACCACACGTTCCACCACGATTACTACCGGCGCAAGATGCtggagcgggagcgggagcgcTGGAAGAAGATGCAGGACCTGAAGCCGGACTACCAGGGCCAGATCAACTACTACGAGAACTCGAACAAGCTCGAGACGAACGAGGACATTATGGCGCACCTGaacggccgcagcagcagcagcagcagccaggagAAGTGGCCCAACTTCGACAAGGTCATGAGCTCGCTGAAGACGGAAGCCAAACCGGACAACGTGCCGCCGTACATCAAGAAGTACAACCGCCGCAACAAGCAGCTGATCGACCTGCTCGAGGGCACCATCGCGCCACTGTCCGACTACAGTGCGCACAAGCACCGAGAGCGCAAGTACCATCGCAGGAAAAATCCGCACTGGATGGAGGAGGACCTGTTCGAGGAGCAGCGGCCGAGCCAGCCGAAGACCCAGGGCATGCAGCGCGACTACATCCAGGAAGCGATCCAGTCGTCCACGATCCACTCGAACGCGctgcccggcgagggcatcCACATCATCTACGACAAGAAGCACGCACTGGACGGGCACGATGACCTCGACGACGGCCTCGGAGCGTCCCACGTGATGTACGGGCGGCCTACGATGTCCAGCGGCCACGGTGGAGACGGCGGACATCCCAACTACAAGCTGTCGTCGCGGGCCGGCCAGTTCGTCTACCACCGGGTCGCGTCACCGCAGTCACcgatgggcggcggcgggtacGGGCGCCTCAAGCGCCAGCGTCTCCCGTTCGTGGCCATCACCGACCGGCGTCTCAGCGCACCGCCCAAACGGCGCCCCAGCGGCCCCAACGGGCAACcgagcatcagcaacagcaacaacggcggcaaccacatcagcagcaacaacctaCTGAATCACCAGCCGATGCCTTAA